AAAAAGCCAGCAAAAGTACGATCGAACGCATCGAACAAAGCGATGATAAGCTTGCAACAACGATTAAAGAGCTTATGTTTACATTTGAAGATATTATCAACCTTAACGCAACTGCGATTAGAGAAATTCTTAAAAATGTCGATAAAAAAGACCTTATGGTCGCATTTAAAGGCTCAAGCGATGGCATAAAGGATAAATTTTTATCAAATATGTCTCAGCGTGCAGCAGAAGCCTTCAAAGAGGAGATGCAATATCTTGGTGCGGTGCGTGTAAAAGATGTTGAAGAGGCTCAAAGACGCATAGTAGAGACAGTACAAACTCTAGCTGATCAAGGTGTGTTCCAAGTCGGCGAAGCAGATGAGATGATAGAATGAAAAGCAGCGTAATAACCAGTGAAACTTCTCCAGCTCACTTTATAGAAAATTACAGATTTAAAGTACTTGGAATTGGAGAGCGAGCTGCAGATAGTGCTCCTGTATTGATAGAAGAAAATAATCTTAGTGAAGAGTTAAGCGAGCAAAATTTTGGGCAAAATGGTGAAAATTTCATTCCTCAAGCTAGCCACCAAACGCAGACAAACTCACAAAACCACTTTGCTTCTCAGGCTCAAAGTCCACAGATACAGCAAGCAGGCGAGTCAAGCTTTGTCGAAGAATTGCTTAAAAAAACAGATGAGTTAAGTAGCAACATCATCAAACTTCAAATGCAAATAGAAAATCAAGAGAGCGAATTTGCTAAACGCCTTGAGGCTGAAATTTCTCGTGCAAAAGAAGATGGTAAAAATGAGGGTATCGCCCAGGCAAATGCAGCAAATGAAGCAAGGATAAATGAGTTAGAGGCTAGATTTAGCGCTTCAGCTGCAAAGCTAGATGAGCAGTATGTTAAATTTGATGAGTTTTTAAAGAAGATCGAAGAAGAGCTTGGGCAAACTGCTATAAAAATCGCAAAAGAAGTAATCGATAAAGAAATTTCAACCTCTTCAAATCAGATCGCTCATCATCTAGCAAGCTCGCTTATAAAAGAGCTAAGTAATGTCAAAAATATAGAAATTCGCGTAAATCCCGAAGATAGCGAATATATAAAAGAGCAATTTAGCAAGAATGAGCACGTCAAAATAAGCGCCGATGATGCTATAAGCAAAGGTGGTGTGGTTATTATAAGCGATGGTGGCAATATCGATGCGACTATGCAAACAAGGCTAGAAAAACTAAAAATGCTGGTAAATAATGAATAAAGACGTTAAAAGTTTAGATGTTGATGAACTAAACGCACTTTGTCATGACATCAGGGATAAAATTTTAGCTACCGTTAGTAAAAATGGCGGTCACCTTAGCTCAAATATCGGTGCAGTTGAGATCATTGTAGCAATGCATAAAATTTTTGATGTGACAAAAGATCCATTTATCTTCGATGTAAGCCACCAAAGCTACGCACACAAGCTACTAACTGGACGCTGGGAGAGCTTTGATACGCTTAGAAAATTTAACGGCATCAGTGGCTATACAAAGCCAAGCGAAAGTAAATTTGACTACTTTGTAGCAGGACATAGCTCGACATCTATATCGCTTGCAGTTGGTGCTGCAAAGGCGATAAAACTTAAAAACGAAGATCGTATCCCAGTAGCTGTTATAGGCGATGGCTCACTAAGTGGCGGCATGGCGTACGAGGCGCTAAATGAGCTAGGCGATAGAAAATATCCTTGCGTCATCATCCTAAACGACAACGAGATGAGCATAAGCAAGCCAATAGGCGCACTTAGCAAGTATCTAAGCCAAATGATGGCAGGGCAGTTTTATCAAAAATTTAAGGGTAGGGTTGAGAAATTTCTAAGCTATATGCCAGATTCGGCTGCATATATGGCTAGACGTATCGAAGAGGGCATTAGACTCATCACTCCTGGTATGTTTTTTGAAGAGCTTGGACTTGAGTACATTGGGCCAGTTGATGGACACGACTTAGCCGCGATTCTTAGCACATTTGAAACTGCCAAAAACATGAAAAAGCCAGTCATCGTTCATGTACAGACGTTAAAGGGCAAAGGGTATGAATTTGCAGAGGGTTACTATGAAAATTGGCACGGAGTCGGGCCATTTGATCTAAAAAGTGGCGAATTTATCAAAAGGCAGTCAAATAAGTCAGCCACGGCGATCTTTAGTGAGCAGCTATTAAAAATGGCAAGAGAGCACAGCGATATCGTTGGTGTGACGGCCGCGATGCCAACAGGCACTGGTATGGACGCTTTGATACAAGAATTTCCAGATCGTTTTTGGGACGTGGCGATAGCTGAGCAGCATGCAGTTACATCGATGTCAGCCATGG
The Campylobacter concisus genome window above contains:
- the dxs gene encoding 1-deoxy-D-xylulose-5-phosphate synthase — encoded protein: MNKDVKSLDVDELNALCHDIRDKILATVSKNGGHLSSNIGAVEIIVAMHKIFDVTKDPFIFDVSHQSYAHKLLTGRWESFDTLRKFNGISGYTKPSESKFDYFVAGHSSTSISLAVGAAKAIKLKNEDRIPVAVIGDGSLSGGMAYEALNELGDRKYPCVIILNDNEMSISKPIGALSKYLSQMMAGQFYQKFKGRVEKFLSYMPDSAAYMARRIEEGIRLITPGMFFEELGLEYIGPVDGHDLAAILSTFETAKNMKKPVIVHVQTLKGKGYEFAEGYYENWHGVGPFDLKSGEFIKRQSNKSATAIFSEQLLKMAREHSDIVGVTAAMPTGTGMDALIQEFPDRFWDVAIAEQHAVTSMSAMAKEGFKPFVAIYSTFMQRAYDQVIHDASILNLNITFAMDRAGIVGEDGETHQGAFDISFLNAVPNMVLFAPRCEESMKNVMEFAYSCKGVSAFRYPRGAFILRDEFEAQPLEFGKGEILADAKSDIVFLGYGNGVGRANLVKNLLADKLDVILVDLIFVKPLDSELLLDLAKRTKKWYIFSDSAKKGGIGEIVSAFLQENKISNISVISFEYEDKFIPHGSTAEVEKHLGISAEQITKNLLENN
- the fliH gene encoding flagellar assembly protein FliH, encoding MKSSVITSETSPAHFIENYRFKVLGIGERAADSAPVLIEENNLSEELSEQNFGQNGENFIPQASHQTQTNSQNHFASQAQSPQIQQAGESSFVEELLKKTDELSSNIIKLQMQIENQESEFAKRLEAEISRAKEDGKNEGIAQANAANEARINELEARFSASAAKLDEQYVKFDEFLKKIEEELGQTAIKIAKEVIDKEISTSSNQIAHHLASSLIKELSNVKNIEIRVNPEDSEYIKEQFSKNEHVKISADDAISKGGVVIISDGGNIDATMQTRLEKLKMLVNNE